In a genomic window of Rhododendron vialii isolate Sample 1 chromosome 12a, ASM3025357v1:
- the LOC131311698 gene encoding pentatricopeptide repeat-containing protein At1g74600, chloroplastic, which translates to MISLPYTNPQAKFSVFRRKFLSSLALAQNPPLSHNQNKPTPPHMHPFHFFNHKTNSRDRTIRDTKVLHTHFLKTNAVQFDIFAANSLVDAYCKSGHVLYAIKLFDQIPQRNTVTWNVMISGYNRNSLFSDAWRTFCRMHSSLGIELDEFTYGSALLACSALQSPLCGKQVYSLAVKNGFLSNGFVRSGMIELFATSSCLEDALRVFYDVSCENVVGWNAIISGAVKNKENWVALDLFREMLRLGLLTPNSYTLSSVLTACAALEELDLGKGVHGWVIKRGAGEDVFVATAIVSLYAKCGFMDEAMKEFSLMPVRNVVSWTGMISGFGQQGDSISALQFFREMRKMREEINNYTVTSVLTACAGPAMVKEAIQIHCWILKTGLYSDAVVKASLIKMYSKIGEFVLSEVVFKETEDLKQLGIWGVMISAFAQNESSRKAIDMFQRMLYEGLKPDEFCSSCIISTVYLLNFGWQIHCYTVKAGLVLYVSVGSALCTMYSKFGSLVESYEVFQQIVEKDNVSWTSMISGFAENGHANQAFQLFREMLFEKNEPDEMTLAAVLTACSVIQSLNTGKEVHGYNLRRGIDKKILVCGALVNMYSKCGALDMAKKVFDMMPVKDQVSYSSLVSGYAQIGCIEEALLLFHEAQMTELEIDSFTLSSVLGAVSLLNRLRIGTQLHAHILKMGLESDVSVGSSLIMLYSKCGSIDDCHKAFNGIKEHDLISWTSMITSYAQHGKGTEALSVYEVMRKSGIKPDSVTFVGVLCACSHSGLVEEGYYHLNSMVKDYGIEPGYRHYACIVDLLGRSGRLKEAESFITNMPIKPDSLVWETLLAACKMHGDIELGRLAAKKVMELEPCDIGAYISLSNICADVGQWEEVLKIRCEMKGTGGKKDPGWSSV; encoded by the coding sequence ATGATTTCTCTACCCTATACGAATCCTCAAGCCAAATTCTCTGTTTTCCGACGCAAATTCCTATCATCCCTTGCTTTAGCTCAAAACCCACCACTCTCTCATAACCAAAACAAGCCAACACCCCCTCATATGCAcccttttcactttttcaatCACAAGACAAATTCAAGAGATCGAACAATCAGAGACACCAAAGTCCTACATACCCACTTCCTAAAAACTAATGCCGTCCAATTCGATATATTTGCTGCGAATTCTTTGGTTGATGCTTACTGTAAATCTGGTCACGTTCTTTATGCAATTAAACTGTTTGATCAAATTCCTCAAAGAAATACAGTTACTTGGAATGTCATGATTTCAGGTTACAATAGGAATTCATTGTTTTCGGATGCGTGGAGAACCTTTTGCAGGATGCATTCTTCGTTAGGTATTGAGCTCGATGAGTTCACCTACGGGAGTGCTCTTTTGGCTTGTAGTGCTTTGCAATCGCCTTTATGTGGAAAGCAGGTTTACTCGCTTGCGGTAAAAAATGGGTTCTTGTCAAATGGTTTTGTACGGTCCGGAATGATAGAGTTGTTTGCAACATCATCTTGTTTGGAGGATGCTTTGAGGGTGTTCTACGATGTGTCGTGTGAGAATGTGGTGGGTTGGAATGCTATAATTTCAGGAGCTGTTAAGAATAAGGAGAACTGGGTTGCTTTGGATCTTTTTCGTGAGATGCTGCGTCTTGGGCTGTTAACACCAAATAGTTATACATTATCGAGTGTTTTAACTGCTTGTGCTGCACTTGAAGAGCTTGATTTGGGCAAAGGGGTTCATGGTTGGGTGATTAAGCGTGGTGCAGGAGAAGATGTTTTTGTAGCAACTGCTATTGTTAGTTTATATGCCAAATGTGGATTTATGGACGAGGCTATGAAGGAGTTTTCACTGATGCCAGTCCGCAATGTAGTTTCTTGGACTGGCATGATTTCTGGTTTTGGTCAACAGGGTGATTCCATTTCTGCCCTCCAGTTCTTCagagaaatgagaaaaatgaGGGAGGAGATAAATAACTACACCGTCACTAGTGTGCTTACGGCTTGTGCTGGCCCAGCCATGGTCAAAGAGGCTATCCAGATCCATTGCTGGATTTTAAAAACTGGGTTATACTCGGATGCAGTAGTGAAGGCTTCATTAATCAAAATGTACTCAAAGATAGGAGAGTTTGTTTTATCTGAGGTAGTGTTTAAAGAGACTGAAGACTTAAAGCAGTTGGGTATATGGGGTGTCATGATATCTGCTTTTGCTCAGAATGAGAGTTCTCGAAAGGCAATCGATATGTTCCAGAGAATGTTGTATGAGGGTCTGAAACCGGATGAGTTTTGTAGCTCTTGTATCATAAGTACTGTATATTTGTTAAATTTTGGTTGGCAAATCCATTGCTACACTGTTAAAGCTGGGTTAGTCTTGTATGTTTCGGTTGGCAGTGCTCTTTGCACAATGTACTCGAAATTTGGCAGTTTGGTGGAATCATATGAAGTTTTTCAGCAAATTGTTGAGAAAGATAATGTTTCATGGACCTCGATGATTTCTGGTTTTGCAGAGAATGGTCATGCAAATCAAGCCTTTCAGTTGTTTAGAGAGATGctgtttgaaaaaaatgagCCTGATGAAATGACTCTGGCGGCTGTTTTGACAGCATGTTCTGTTATTCAGTCTCTGAACACTGGTAAAGAAGTGCATGGATATAATCTTCGTAGAGGAATCGACAAGAAGATTCTTGTATGTGGGGCACTCGTGAATATGTACTCAAAATGTGGTGCTCTTGATATGGCAAAAAAGGTATTTGATATGATGCCTGTAAAGGATCAGGTCTCCTACTCTTCCTTGGTTTCAGGGTATGCCCAAATTGGGTGCATTGAAGAGGCACTTCTGCTATTTCATGAAGCTCAAATGACTGAGTTGGAAATTGATTCCTTCACTCTGTCATCTGTTCTTGGGGCTGTCTCTCTGTTAAATAGACTAAGAATTGGCACCCAACTGCATGCCCACATCCTGAAAATGGGATTAGAATCAGATGTCTCTGTGGGTAGTTCCCTTATTATGCTGTATTCAAAATGTGGAAGTATTGATGACTGCCATAAAGCATTTAATGGAATTAAAGAACATGACTTGATCAGTTGGACGTCGATGATCACGAGCTATGCGCAACATGGAAAAGGCACAGAGGCATTGAGTGTTTATGAGGTAATGAGGAAATCAGGAATCAAACCTGATTCAGTGACATTTGTTGGTGTTCTGTGTGCTTGTAGCCATAGTGGTTTGGTTGAAGAAGGCTATTATCATCTAAACTCAATGGTTAAAGACTATGGAATTGAACCTGGGTACCGACATTATGCATGTATTGTAGATCTTCTTGGTCGGTCGGGAAGACTGAAGGAGGCTGAAAGCTTTATTACCAATATGCCCATCAAACCTGATTCATTAGTGTGGGAAACGCTACTTGCTGCTTGCAAAATGCATGGGGATATTGAGCTTGGAAGGCTAGCAGCCAAAAAGGTTATGGAATTGGAGCCATGTGATATTGGAGCTTATATCTCCTTGTCAAACATTTGTGCTGATGTGGGTCAGTGGGAAGAAGTTCTCAAGATCAGATGTGAGATGAAAGGAACTGGAGGGAAGAAGGATCCAGGGTGGAGTTCTGTATGA
- the LOC131311702 gene encoding NAP1-related protein 2-like: MVGDKGKKLKVGEKGEEENAEHIDGDLVLSIEKLQEIQDELEKINEEASDKVLEVEQQYNEKRKPVYEKRNDIIKSIPDFWLTAFLSHPALGDLANEEDKKIFKYLSSLEVEDFKDVKSGYSITFNFRSNPYFEDTKLTKTFTFLDEGTTKVTATSIKWKEGMGNLNGVANEKKGNKRPHGDESFFTWFTETQPKDDVDDFQDEIAEIIKEDLWPNPLTFFSNEADEDDSDGEEDEIELVGSSEDDDEQEDDDDNEGDDEDGN, encoded by the exons ATGGTGGGTGACAAGGGCAAGAAGTTGAAGGTGggagagaaaggagaagaggaaaacgCAGAGCACATCGACGGAGATCTCGTCCTGTCCATCGAGAAGTTGCAGGAGATTCAAGACGAgctcgaaaaa ATTAATGAAGAGGCAAGTGACAAAGTCTTGGAAGTTGAGCAGCAGTACAATGAGAAACGCAAACCCGTCTATGAGAAGCGTAATGATATTATCAAGTCCATTCCTGACTTCTGGCTAACTGCT TTTCTGAGTCATCCTGCTCTTGGCGACCTTGCGAACGAAGAGGACAAAAAG ATATTTAAGTATCTAAGTTCTCTCGAAGTGGAGGATTTTAAAGATGTGAAGTCGGGTTACTCAATTACATTT AATTTCAGATCCAATCCTTACTTTGAAGACACCAAGCTCACGAAGACTTTTACCTTTCTTGATGAAGGAACAACAAAAGTTACTGCAACTTCAATAAAGTGGAAAGAAGGCATG GGCAATCTTAATGGAGTTGCTAATGAGAAGAAAGGTAACAAGCGGCCTCATGGTGATGAAAG CTTCTTCACCTGGTTCACTGAAACCCAGCCGAAAGACGATGTGGATGATTTCCAAGATGAG ATTGCGGAGATAATCAAGGAAGATTTGTGGCCCAATCCTCTCACTTTTTTCAGCAAT GAGGCTGATGAAGATGATTCTGATGGTGAAGAAGATGAAATAGAG CTAGTAGGCAGCTCTGAAGACGATGATGAGCAAGAAGATGACGACGACAATGAGGGTGATGACGAGGATGGGAATTAA